In Haemorhous mexicanus isolate bHaeMex1 chromosome 6, bHaeMex1.pri, whole genome shotgun sequence, a single window of DNA contains:
- the IGHMBP2 gene encoding DNA-binding protein SMUBP-2: MAAEAAERHLGLLRDEREAELAQSRAWQESVSLKELQRRGVCLLKLQVSSQRTGLYGRLLVTFQPRKQDSDTELPSNSFGPGDIVGLYESAGQGDPLCTGIVTRVTPKAVTVALEEARDGELAVDHERSFRLLKLANDVTYNRLKRALTALKQYRGGPASDLIDVLFFASPPRAFPETKPLEFLNACLDESQREAVSFSLAQRELAIIHGPPGTGKTTTLVEIILQAVQQGLKVLCCAPSNVAVDNLVERLAGCRARLLRLGHPARLLQPIQQHSLDAVLARGDNAHIVADIRRDIDHAWAKTKKSQDKGERSHFLGEIKTLRKELKEREEAAMAAALSQASIVLATNTGASSDGPLKLLPETHFDLVVIDECAQALEASCWIPLLKAPKCILAGDHKQLPPTIISHRAAAEGLSLSLMERLAGHYGERAVRMLTVQYRMHRHIMEWASSELYGGRLSAHPSVAQHLLRDLPGVSDTEETSIPLLLIDTAGCGLFELEVEDEQSKGNPGEVQLVGMHIQALVDAGVKAKDIAVVAPYNLQVDMLRQHLCHSHPELEIKSVDGFQGREKEAVILSFVRSNRKGEVGFLAEERRINVAVTRARRQVAVVCDSHTVGSRPFLQRLLDHLAQHGLVRSAFEYLDDLVPQNYPGKGGAQRQQGPKAPGPKARPAPAGKLKAATARAGSQKLGARSSPSAAAAGREGSGSKEGGDRFRAMLVAFLASSEAQLDFPTSLNSHERMLVHVLAEEYGLQHLSSGEGRDRYISVRKRLPKQPPLPSEPLPEPPLPSEPLPEPPLPSEPLPEPQHSHGNTPDPAELGESSKGSEKVDLKSLHLERVQREKARREEAARKVQEPRSGRRKKDKSEAKGKPAIGSVAGEDFDALISAAIEADRTCGFPRCKASVTTLGQLCPHCQRLFCLSHHIPEVHGCGDKAKAQARQRISREGILYPGSGSKDKSLDPARRAHLQRRLDQKLSELTSQRKGKKKDKEK, translated from the exons ATGGCGGCCGAGGCGGCGGAGcggcacctggggctgctgcggGACGAGCGGGAGGCCGAGCTGGCCCAGAGCAG GGCATGGCAGGAGAGTGTCTCCCTGAAGGAATTGCAGCGGAGAGGCGTCTGCTTGCTCAAGCTCCAGGTCAGCAGCCAGAGAACCGGCCTCTACGGGCGTCTCCTCGTGACATTCCAGCCCAGGAAGCAGGACTCGGACACTGAGCTGCCCTCCAACAGCTTTGGGCCTG GGGACATCGTGGGGCTCTATGAGTcggctgggcagggggaccCGCTGTGCACGGGCATAGTGACACGTGTCACCCCCAAGGCGGTGACAGTGGCCCTGGAGGAGGCCCGGGATGGGGAGCTGGCCGTGGACCACGAGCGCTCCTTCCGCCTGCTCAAGCTGGCCAACGATGTCACCTACAACAGGCTCAAAAG AGCTCTAACTGCACTCAAGCAGTACCGGGGTGGCCCAGCTTCTGACCTCATCGACGTCCTCTTCTTTGCCTCTCCTCCCAGGGCATTCCCTGAAACAA agcctctgGAGTTCCTCAATGCCTGCCTGGATGAGTCTCAGAGGGAAGCTGTGTCCTTCTCCCTGGCTCAGAGGGAGCTGGCCATCATCCACGGGCCTCCAGGCACAGGGAAAACCACGACCCTGGTGGAGATCatcctgcaggctgtgcagcagggcctgaag gtgctgtgctgtgccccgTCCAACGTGGCCGTGGATAACCTGGTGGAGcggctggctggctgcagggcgCGGCTGCTGCGGCTGGGCCACCCCGCCCgcctgctccagcccatccagcagcactccctggacGCCGTGCTGGCCCGCGGGGACAACGCCCACATCGTGGCTGACATCAGGAGGGACATCGACCACGCCTGG gcaaaaaccaaaaaatcccaagacAAGGGAGAGCGAAGCCATTTTCTGGGTGAGATCAAGACCctgaggaaggagctgaaggagagagaagaggctgccatggctgcagccctcagccAGGCCAGCATTGTCCTTGCCACCAACACAG GTGCTTCCTCGGACGGCCCCCTGAAGCTGCTGCCCGAAACCCACTTTGACCTGGTGGTGATTGATGAGTGTGCCCAGGCTCTGGAAGCCAGCTGCTGGATCCCTCTGCTCAAGGCTCCCAAGTGCATCCTGGCTGGGGATCACAAGCAGCTGCCCCCCACCATCATCTCCCACAG GGCGGCGGCCgaggggctgtccctgagcctgATGGAGCGGCTGGCGGGGCACTACGGGGAGCGGGCGGTGCGGATGCTGACGGTGCAGTACCGCATGCACCGGCACATCATGGAATGGGCGTCCTCGGAGCTCTACGGCGGCCGGCTCAGTGCACACCCCTCCGTGGCACAGCACCTGCTCAG GGACCTGCCAGGTGTCTCTGACACAGAAGAGACCAGCATTCCCTTGTTGCTCATAGACACCGCTGGCTGTGGCCTGTTTGAGCTGGAAGTGGAGGATGAACAGTCCAAGGGGAATCCAG GGGAGGTCCAGCTGGTGGGGATGCACATCCAGGCCTTGGTGGACGCTGGTGTGAAGGCCAAGGACATCGCCGTGGTGGCCCCCTACAACCTCCAG GTGGACATGCTCCGACAGCACCTTTGCCACAGCCACCCCGAGCTGGAAATCAAATCAGTGGATGGTttccagggaagggagaaggaggcAGTGATCCTGTCCTTTGTCAGATCCAACAGGAAAG GTGAGGTGGGCTTCCTGGCCGAGGAGCGGCGGATCAACGTGGCGGTGACGCGGGCGCGGCGCCAGGTGGCCGTGGTGTGTGACAGCCACACCGTGGGCAGCCGTCCCTTCCTGCAGCGCCTGCTGGACCACCTGGCCCAGCACGGCCTCGTGCGCTCCGCCTTCGAGTACCTGGATGATCTCGTGCCCCAAAACTACCCTGGGAAGGGCGGGGCCCAGCGCCAGCAGGGCCCCAAAGCACCGGGCCCCAAAGCACGGCCGGCTCCGGCTGGGAAGCTCAAGGCGGcaacagccagagcagggagccAGAAACTGGGAGCACGGAGCTCCCCGAGCGCTGCcgcagctgggagggagggctCAGGGTCAAAGGAGGGTGGGGACAGGTTCAGGGCCATGCTGGTGGCCTTCTTGGCGAGCAGCGAGGCACAGCTGGATTTCCCAACATCCCTGAATTCCCACGAGCGGATGCTGGTCCACGTGCTGGCAGAGGAGTACGGGCTGCAGCACCTGAGCTCCGGGGAGGGCCGGGACAGGTACATCAGTGTCCGCAAGAGACTCCCCAAGCAGCCCCCACTGCCCTCCGAGCCCCTTCCCGAGCCCCCGCTGCCCTCTGAGCCCCTTCCCGAGCCCCCGCTGCCCTCCGAGCCCCTTCCCGAGCCCCAGCATTCCCATGGGAACACCCCTGACCCTGCGGAGCTGGGGGAAAGCAGCAAGGGCTCGGAGAAAGTGGACTTGAAATCCCTGCacctggagagagtccagagggaGAAAGCCAGGCGGGAGGAGGCAGCCAGGAAGGTGCAGGAGCCCAGGagtggcagaaggaaaaaggacaagAGTGAAGCCAAAG GAAAGCCGGCGATCGGGAGCGTGGCCGGAGAGGATTTTGACGCTCTGATCTCTGCTGCCATCGAAGCTGACAGGACCTGTGGCTTCCCCCGCTGCAAGGCCTCTGTCACCaccctgggccagctctgcccccactGCCAGCGGCTCTTCTGCCTCAGCCACCACATCCCCGAG GTGCATGGCTGTGGGGACAAGGCCAAGGCGCAGGCCCGGCAGCGGATCAGCCGGGAGGGGATCCTGTACCCCGGCAGCGGCTCCAAGGACAAATCCCTGGATCCCGCCAGGCGAGCCCACCTCCAGCGGCGCCTGGACCAGAAGCTCAGTGAGCTGACGAGCCAGAGGAAGGGcaaaaagaaagacaaggagaaaTGA
- the SYT12 gene encoding synaptotagmin-12, with protein MDTGHVSRSRFSVASSPPRWEIGLYAAGALALLGIAAINLWKLWRSGSYPAPSPFPNYDYRYLEQKYGAACPDIRSKRGLAPGSQRAPGRSSSSRKSSLRAEDTLESIQELGSLELMGRDLGLAHYGPLRKSISADSLNSISSIGNNFGQDFTVGQVEVCMEYDGRAAALHVTLLQGKDLLEKEDTRFESCFMRISLLPAEQIVGISRIQRSSYSVAFDERFSVPLDPAALEENSLRFSVFGVDEDERSVSTGVAELKLSDLDLATRPFNAWLYLQDTNKAVDTVGEILLSLSYLPTAERLTVVVVKAKNLVWSNGKVTADPFVKVYLLQDGRKISKKKTAVKRGDTNPVFNEAMIFSVPAIVLQELSLRVTVAESGEDGRGDNTGHVLIGPAASGMGTTHWNQMLATLRKPVSMWHPLRRN; from the exons ATGGACACTGGGCACGTGAGCAGATCCCGCTTCAGTG TGGCCTCCAGCCCGCCGCGGTGGGAGATCGGGCTCTATGCCGCCGGCGCCTTGGCGCTGCTGGGAATCGCAGCCATCAACCTGTGGAAGCTGTGGCGCTCCGGGAGCTACCCggccccttcccccttcccgaACTATGACTACCGGTACCTGGAGCAGAAGTACGGAGCGGCGTGCCCGGACATCAGGAGCAAG CGAGGGCTGGCCCCGGGCTCGCAGCGGGCGCCAGGCCGGAGCTCTTCGTCCCGCAAGAGCAGCCTGAGGGCGGAGGACACCTTGGAGAGcatccaggagctgggcagcctggagctgatGGGCAGAGACCTGGGCCTGGCCCACTACGGCCCCCTGCGGAAATCCATCTCGGCCGACTCCCTCAACTCCATCTCGTCCATCGGGAACAACTTCGGGCAGGATTTCACGGTGGGGCAGGTGGAGGTGTGCATGGAGTACGACGGGAGGGCGGCCGCCTTGCACGTCACGCTGCTGCAGGGCAAGGacctgctggagaaggaggacaCGCGCTTCGAGTCCTGCTTCATGCGGATCAGCCTCCTGCCGGCCGAGCAGATCGTCGGCATCTCCCGG ATCCAGAGGAGCTCCTACTCCGTGGCCTTCGACGAGCGCTTCTCGGTGCCGCTGGATCCGGCGGCGCTGGAGGAGAACAGCCTGCGCTTCTCCGTCTTCGGCGTCGACGAGGACGAGCGCAGCGTCAGCACCGGCGTGGCCGAGCTCAAGCTCTCTGACCTGGACCTGGCCACGCGCCCCTTCAACGCCTGGCTCTACCTGCAGGACACCAACAAG GCGGTGGACACGGTGGGGGAGatcctgctctccctgagctACCTGCCCACGGCCGAGCGGCTCACTGTGGTGGTGGTCAAAGCCAAGAACCTGGTGTGGAGCAATGGGAAGGTGACCGCAG ATCCCTTCGTCAAGGTGTACCTGCTGCAGGACGGGAGGAAGATCAGCAAGAAGAAGACAGCGGTGAAGAGGGGAGACACCAACCCCGTGTTCAACGAGGCCATGATCTTCTCCGTGCCCGCCATCGTGCTCCAG gagctgtccctgcgCGTGACGGTGGCCGAGAGCGGCGAGGACGGGCGCGGTGACAACACGGGCCACGTGCTGATCGGGCCAGCGGCCAGCGGCATGGGCACCACGCACTGGAACCAGATGCTGGCCACGCTCCGCAAGCCCGTCTCCATGTGGCACCCGCTGCGCAGGAATTAG